One stretch of Streptomyces hygroscopicus DNA includes these proteins:
- a CDS encoding 3-ketoacyl-ACP reductase: protein MSANSLDGKVAVITGGSRGIGLGIATAYRAAGAHVVIAARKPAGLAEAREELLRVKGDGDVHTVVANAGEPEQAERCVEETMARFGRLDLLVNNAATNPYHGDLLDLDLPRAEKTVRVNQYGMIAWTRCAWRAWMAEHGGAVVNIASVGGLIVDPHIGYYNATKAAMLHMTRQLAYELGPHARVNAIAPGLIKTELARAVWEVREPILTAKLPLRRLGTVEDVAQAALFLASDASSWMTGQTLVLDGGATALPIGVEG from the coding sequence GTGAGCGCCAACAGCCTCGACGGCAAGGTGGCCGTCATCACCGGCGGATCCCGTGGCATCGGCCTCGGCATCGCCACCGCCTACCGGGCGGCCGGCGCACACGTGGTGATCGCGGCCCGTAAACCGGCCGGACTCGCCGAGGCCCGCGAGGAGTTGCTGCGCGTCAAGGGCGACGGCGACGTGCATACGGTGGTGGCGAACGCCGGCGAACCCGAGCAGGCCGAGCGGTGCGTCGAGGAGACCATGGCCCGCTTCGGCCGCCTCGACCTCCTCGTCAACAACGCGGCCACCAACCCGTACCACGGCGATCTGCTCGACCTGGACCTGCCGCGCGCGGAGAAGACCGTCCGCGTCAACCAGTACGGCATGATCGCCTGGACCCGGTGCGCCTGGCGGGCCTGGATGGCCGAACACGGGGGAGCGGTGGTCAACATCGCCTCCGTCGGCGGGCTCATCGTCGATCCGCACATCGGCTACTACAACGCCACCAAGGCCGCCATGCTGCACATGACCCGGCAGCTCGCCTACGAACTGGGGCCGCACGCCCGCGTCAACGCCATCGCCCCCGGACTGATCAAGACCGAGCTGGCGCGGGCGGTATGGGAGGTCCGCGAGCCGATCCTCACCGCCAAGCTGCCGCTGCGGCGCCTCGGCACTGTGGAGGACGTGGCCCAGGCGGCGCTGTTCCTGGCCTCCGACGCCTCCTCCTGGATGACCGGCCAGACCCTGGTGCTCGACGGCGGCGCGACCGCCCTGCCGATCGGGGTGGAGGGATGA
- a CDS encoding acyl-CoA dehydrogenase has product MDFGYSPRASELQDRMRSFMDEHVFPAEATYDRQLAEGDDPHALPPVMAELKEKARAEGLWNLFMAHGDWGAGLSNLEYAPLMELAGRSIIGPEVFNCSAPDTGNMELLALYATPEQQDRWLRPLLDARIRSCFAMTEPEVASSDARNIRTRITRDGDSYVVNGRKWYTSGILDPDCKLIILMGKTDPEAPTYRQQSMLLVPRDTPGVTVLRDLPMFGYTDRLGHGDVLFENVRVPAENILGGEGEGFALAQGRLGPGRMHYAMRAVGFAERALRLMCERVTERTAFGGPLADQGVVREWIARSRIEIEQLRLLVLKSAWLMDTVGNAAARMEVAAIKVAALEVAHKVVDRAVQAHGAAGVSDDTVLARLYAITRALQIADGPDEVHLRTVARQELAQYKKKTGTETGAA; this is encoded by the coding sequence GTGGATTTCGGATACTCGCCACGGGCGAGTGAACTCCAGGACCGCATGCGGTCGTTCATGGACGAACACGTCTTCCCCGCAGAGGCGACGTATGACCGGCAGCTGGCCGAAGGGGACGACCCGCACGCCCTGCCGCCGGTGATGGCCGAGCTGAAGGAGAAGGCCCGCGCCGAGGGCCTGTGGAACCTCTTCATGGCGCACGGCGACTGGGGCGCGGGGCTCAGCAACCTCGAATACGCGCCGCTCATGGAGCTGGCGGGCCGCTCCATCATCGGCCCCGAGGTGTTCAACTGCTCGGCGCCCGACACCGGCAACATGGAGCTGCTCGCGCTGTACGCCACCCCCGAGCAGCAGGACCGCTGGCTGCGCCCCCTCCTCGACGCTCGGATCCGCTCATGCTTCGCCATGACCGAGCCGGAGGTCGCGAGCTCCGACGCCCGCAACATCCGCACCCGCATCACCCGCGACGGCGACAGCTACGTCGTCAACGGCCGCAAGTGGTACACCTCCGGGATCCTCGACCCCGACTGCAAGCTGATCATCCTGATGGGCAAGACCGACCCGGAGGCGCCCACCTACCGGCAGCAGTCCATGCTGCTCGTCCCCCGGGACACCCCGGGCGTCACGGTCCTGCGTGACCTGCCGATGTTCGGCTACACCGACCGGCTCGGACACGGCGATGTGCTCTTCGAGAACGTCCGGGTCCCGGCGGAGAACATCCTCGGCGGCGAGGGCGAGGGCTTCGCGCTCGCCCAGGGACGGCTCGGTCCGGGGCGTATGCACTACGCGATGCGCGCCGTGGGATTCGCCGAGCGCGCCCTGCGGCTGATGTGCGAGCGCGTCACCGAACGCACCGCCTTCGGCGGGCCGCTGGCCGACCAGGGAGTGGTCCGGGAGTGGATCGCCCGCAGCCGCATCGAGATCGAGCAGTTGCGTCTCCTCGTCCTCAAATCGGCCTGGCTGATGGACACCGTGGGCAACGCCGCCGCCCGGATGGAGGTCGCCGCCATCAAGGTCGCGGCGCTGGAGGTCGCCCACAAGGTGGTCGACCGGGCGGTGCAGGCACACGGCGCGGCGGGGGTCAGCGACGACACCGTACTGGCCCGGCTGTACGCCATCACCCGGGCGCTGCAGATCGCCGACGGCCCCGACGAAGTACATCTGCGGACGGTGGCCCGCCAGGAACTCGCGCAATACAAGAAGAAGACCGGCACGGAGACGGGAGCGGCGTGA
- a CDS encoding acyl-CoA dehydrogenase gives MSMATEVPELAARVRDRLAPRHPGAPVGELTVLPGGHSGLTYEVAAGDARYVVKAVPPGQRPVGRNDVLRQSRVLSALAGSTVPVPGVVAVDETRPAWFAMDFAAGEAVEPVLDDHQVDPATARARMLEIASVLRRLHGTDVNTPGLDAPAPLDAAGELERWSRTLRAVPAELRPGGEELLARLADGVPHGLPPVLLHGDFRLGNVLCAGERAVAVVDWEIWSVGDPRIDLGWFLLFADHRNFPQLGHAVPGLPGEAELLDAYRDGRPALPAMDWFRALGRMKMAAIMGHNLRRHREGKHHDPDQERLPPTIAAMIRTARDILG, from the coding sequence ATGAGCATGGCCACCGAGGTGCCGGAGCTGGCCGCCCGGGTCCGCGACCGGCTCGCCCCCCGCCACCCGGGCGCGCCGGTAGGGGAGTTGACGGTGCTGCCGGGCGGCCACTCCGGGCTGACGTACGAGGTCGCGGCGGGGGACGCCCGGTACGTCGTCAAGGCGGTGCCTCCGGGGCAGCGGCCCGTCGGACGCAACGACGTCCTGCGCCAGTCCCGGGTGCTGAGCGCGCTGGCCGGATCCACGGTGCCGGTACCGGGCGTCGTGGCCGTCGACGAGACCCGACCCGCCTGGTTCGCCATGGACTTCGCGGCCGGGGAGGCCGTCGAGCCGGTACTGGACGACCACCAGGTGGACCCCGCGACGGCCCGCGCCCGGATGCTGGAGATCGCCTCCGTCCTGCGCCGACTGCACGGCACCGATGTGAACACGCCCGGACTCGACGCGCCCGCACCACTGGACGCCGCCGGTGAGCTGGAGCGGTGGAGCCGCACCCTGCGTGCCGTTCCCGCCGAACTGCGGCCCGGCGGGGAGGAGTTGCTGGCACGTCTCGCCGACGGCGTACCCCACGGCCTTCCGCCGGTGCTGCTGCACGGGGACTTCCGGCTCGGCAATGTGCTGTGCGCGGGCGAGCGGGCGGTGGCCGTCGTCGACTGGGAGATCTGGAGCGTCGGCGACCCGCGCATCGACCTGGGCTGGTTTCTGCTCTTCGCCGACCACCGCAACTTCCCCCAACTGGGACACGCCGTGCCCGGACTGCCCGGCGAGGCCGAACTGCTGGACGCCTACCGCGACGGGCGGCCAGCGCTGCCCGCGATGGACTGGTTCCGGGCCCTCGGCCGCATGAAGATGGCCGCGATCATGGGCCACAACCTCCGCCGGCACCGCGAGGGCAAGCACCACGATCCGGACCAGGAACGCCTGCCGCCCACCATCGCCGCGATGATCCGCACCGCCCGCGACATCCTCGGCTGA
- a CDS encoding acyl-CoA dehydrogenase: protein MSGIPEPDEFRAEARTWLAGVARPRAADGEWGSGSDSVAVFENWTEEQEREHTARVQEWERTRYDQGWSALNWPQEYGGRSLPAYYEQLYRGEEAAFDVPHRPEIFPVTQALVAPAIGLWGTEEQKRRWLMPMLRTDELACQLFSETEAGSDLAAVRTRAVREGDTWVLTGHKVWTSGARVATWGVAVCRTDPDVRKHAGITVFLVRMDAPGVTVRPIRQMTGGTSFNEVYLDGVRVPDTDRLGPVGEGWRVTLSVLAAERLDSGSLGLDNADRALDLAGNLSRPLTGSERQRAADLHLRTLVQRLMGLRVTAALVAGREPGAEASVGKLYATETMRRTSDLVSELLGPSLVADTGEWGTYAWTEHLLGAPGYSIAGGTDEIQRTILAERVLGLPKEPVR, encoded by the coding sequence ATGAGCGGTATCCCGGAACCCGATGAGTTCCGCGCCGAGGCCCGGACGTGGCTCGCCGGAGTGGCCCGGCCCCGCGCCGCAGACGGGGAGTGGGGCAGCGGCTCCGACTCCGTCGCCGTGTTCGAGAACTGGACCGAGGAGCAGGAGCGCGAGCACACCGCCCGCGTCCAGGAGTGGGAACGCACCCGCTACGACCAGGGCTGGTCCGCGCTCAACTGGCCGCAGGAGTACGGCGGCCGAAGTCTGCCCGCGTACTACGAGCAGCTCTACCGCGGCGAGGAGGCGGCCTTCGACGTACCGCACCGCCCCGAGATCTTCCCGGTGACCCAAGCGCTCGTCGCCCCCGCGATCGGCCTGTGGGGCACCGAGGAACAGAAGCGCCGCTGGCTCATGCCCATGCTGCGCACCGATGAGCTGGCCTGCCAGTTGTTCTCGGAGACCGAGGCGGGCTCCGACCTCGCCGCGGTGCGCACCCGGGCGGTGCGCGAGGGCGACACTTGGGTGCTGACCGGGCACAAGGTGTGGACCTCCGGGGCCCGCGTGGCGACCTGGGGCGTGGCGGTGTGCCGCACCGATCCGGACGTCCGCAAGCACGCCGGGATCACCGTCTTCCTGGTGCGCATGGACGCGCCGGGTGTCACCGTACGGCCCATCCGGCAGATGACCGGTGGCACCAGCTTCAACGAGGTCTACCTCGACGGTGTGCGGGTGCCCGACACCGATCGGCTCGGTCCCGTCGGCGAGGGGTGGCGGGTCACGCTCAGCGTGCTGGCCGCCGAACGGCTCGACTCCGGAAGCCTCGGCCTGGACAACGCCGACCGGGCGCTGGACCTGGCCGGGAACCTGTCGCGCCCGCTCACCGGTAGCGAACGGCAGCGGGCCGCCGACCTCCACCTCCGCACCCTCGTCCAGCGGCTCATGGGACTGCGGGTGACCGCCGCCCTCGTCGCCGGGCGCGAACCCGGCGCGGAGGCATCGGTCGGCAAGCTGTACGCCACCGAGACCATGCGGCGCACCAGCGACCTGGTGTCCGAACTGCTGGGGCCGAGCCTCGTGGCGGACACGGGGGAGTGGGGCACCTACGCCTGGACGGAACACCTGCTGGGCGCCCCCGGCTACAGCATCGCGGGCGGCACCGACGAGATCCAGCGCACCATCCTCGCCGAGCGCGTACTCGGCCTGCCCAAGGAGCCCGTCCGATGA
- a CDS encoding acetyl-CoA acetyltransferase — protein MSTDVLICGAGRTPFGRSETTGRQLAVAAVNAALADAGIPWSRVRAAFGGSDSAGLADTLVAQLGLTGLPFVNVKNGCATGGSALVSAVNAIRSGMADVVLAVGFDKHPRGAFDPRPEDWGLGAEYGSDGLMVTTQFFGMKIQRYMHDHGITPRTLALVAEKAYRNGGLTPEAWRREPVSAAKILESGMVSDPLTRFMFCSPGAGAAALVLCSPEAARAMDGTPVTLRSAAVRTRRFGSFEVFSPWIPGGTLTSVSRDASAAAFEEAGLGPGDVDVAQLQDTESGAEVMHMAECGFCEDGEQERLIASGATAIDGTLPVNTDGGCIANGEPIGASGLRQVYEVVQQLRGRAGERQVPDRPRIGFTHVYGAPGVSACTVLSR, from the coding sequence TTGAGCACCGATGTGCTGATCTGCGGCGCGGGGCGCACCCCGTTCGGCCGGTCGGAGACGACCGGCCGGCAGCTCGCCGTGGCCGCCGTGAACGCCGCGCTGGCGGACGCCGGGATCCCGTGGTCGCGGGTGCGGGCCGCGTTCGGCGGCAGCGACAGCGCGGGTCTCGCGGACACCCTGGTGGCCCAACTCGGCCTGACCGGACTGCCGTTCGTCAATGTCAAGAACGGCTGCGCCACCGGTGGCAGTGCGCTGGTCTCCGCCGTGAACGCGATCCGCTCCGGCATGGCGGACGTCGTCCTCGCCGTCGGCTTCGACAAACACCCGCGCGGCGCCTTCGACCCCAGGCCCGAGGACTGGGGGCTGGGAGCGGAGTACGGCAGCGACGGGCTGATGGTGACCACCCAGTTCTTCGGCATGAAGATCCAGCGCTATATGCACGACCACGGGATCACCCCGCGGACCCTCGCCCTGGTCGCCGAGAAGGCGTACCGCAACGGCGGCCTGACCCCCGAGGCATGGCGGCGCGAACCGGTGTCCGCCGCGAAGATCCTGGAATCCGGCATGGTCAGCGATCCGCTGACCCGCTTCATGTTCTGCTCCCCGGGAGCGGGCGCGGCGGCGCTGGTCCTCTGCTCACCCGAGGCCGCCCGCGCGATGGACGGCACACCGGTCACCCTGCGCTCGGCGGCCGTACGCACCCGGCGCTTCGGCTCGTTCGAGGTGTTCAGCCCGTGGATTCCCGGGGGCACCCTGACCAGCGTCAGCCGTGACGCCTCGGCCGCCGCCTTCGAGGAGGCGGGGCTCGGCCCCGGCGATGTCGACGTCGCTCAACTGCAGGACACCGAGAGCGGCGCCGAGGTCATGCACATGGCCGAGTGCGGATTCTGCGAGGACGGCGAGCAGGAGCGGCTGATCGCCTCCGGCGCCACCGCGATCGACGGGACGCTGCCGGTCAACACCGACGGTGGCTGCATCGCCAACGGCGAACCCATCGGCGCCTCGGGACTGCGCCAGGTCTACGAGGTCGTCCAGCAACTGCGCGGCCGGGCCGGTGAGCGCCAGGTCCCGGACCGCCCCAGGATCGGCTTCACCCATGTGTACGGGGCCCCCGGCGTGAGCGCCTGCACGGTCCTGTCCCGTTGA
- a CDS encoding crotonase: MTTEEEIQFERDGHVARVWLNRPWKKNCVTVPILERLDEIITEVDEDPELRVLVVRGRGGTFCSGFDLDSLKAEYVGKSNAIDVAVKSAKVCDRLYSMKTPSVAVLEGHVTAGGFEIMISCDFAISADDAKIGDFHIRRALFGGAGPIYRVPRMIGIRKTKELMLTGKLLSGIEAAEFGLINKSAPAEELDATVEEFISHLADKSPFTMWLTKMTIDRSLDADTQSLMVMEHLAVGVALNSEDANEGVSAFLEKREPKWQGR; encoded by the coding sequence ATGACAACGGAAGAAGAGATCCAGTTCGAGCGCGACGGCCACGTCGCCCGTGTGTGGCTCAACCGTCCGTGGAAGAAGAACTGCGTCACCGTGCCGATCCTTGAGCGGCTAGACGAGATCATCACCGAGGTGGACGAGGACCCCGAGCTTCGGGTCCTGGTGGTGCGCGGCCGTGGCGGCACGTTCTGCTCGGGGTTCGACCTCGACAGCCTGAAGGCCGAGTACGTCGGCAAGTCGAACGCGATCGACGTCGCGGTGAAGTCCGCGAAGGTGTGCGACCGCCTGTACTCGATGAAGACCCCCTCGGTCGCGGTCCTGGAGGGCCATGTCACCGCGGGCGGCTTCGAGATCATGATCTCCTGCGACTTCGCCATCTCCGCCGACGACGCGAAGATCGGCGACTTCCACATCCGCCGCGCGCTGTTCGGCGGGGCCGGTCCGATCTACCGGGTGCCGCGCATGATCGGCATCCGCAAGACCAAGGAGCTGATGCTCACCGGCAAGCTCCTCTCCGGCATCGAGGCCGCCGAGTTCGGCCTGATCAACAAGTCGGCCCCGGCCGAGGAGCTGGACGCGACGGTCGAGGAGTTCATCAGCCACCTCGCCGACAAGAGCCCCTTCACCATGTGGCTCACGAAGATGACGATCGACCGCAGCCTGGACGCCGACACCCAGTCGCTGATGGTGATGGAGCACCTCGCCGTGGGTGTGGCGCTCAACTCCGAGGACGCGAACGAGGGCGTGTCGGCGTTCCTGGAGAAGCGCGAACCCAAGTGGCAGGGGCGCTGA
- a CDS encoding acyl-CoA dehydrogenase, with the protein MHRRHPEIDPQLLSETDEQRQLRTVLRDLYAEASGVEEVRKHLATPRGYDEALWGRLAGEIGVHGLAIPEEYGGSGFTFAELAVALEESGRALYCAPLLPTVVLAANALLFSGDRTACERYLPRIADGTLTATVAGFGPGGPGGLDESGEPGVTAEQGANGWVLRGQADFVLDGAGADLLLVRAGTPAGPRIFACEPVPDTCRRTPRRVLDETRRQALVEFGGAPATAVGTAEGVEGTVSATLDTGRAALAAEQVGGSGHALDATVAFVAQRHQFGRPIGSFQAVKHRLADVLVALEAARSGSAYATACAAIASPQLPVAACAAAVVCSETFRLATAEYVQLHGGIGFTWEHPAHLYVRRARGAEVLFGTADQHRTRLAGLVGLAGRPAA; encoded by the coding sequence ATGCACCGTCGCCACCCCGAGATCGACCCCCAGCTACTGTCCGAAACGGACGAACAGCGACAACTGCGTACCGTCCTGCGGGACCTCTACGCCGAGGCGAGTGGTGTCGAGGAGGTGCGCAAGCATCTGGCCACCCCGCGCGGATACGACGAAGCGCTCTGGGGGCGGCTCGCGGGCGAGATCGGCGTCCACGGCCTGGCCATTCCGGAGGAGTACGGCGGGTCGGGCTTCACCTTCGCCGAGCTGGCCGTGGCCCTGGAGGAATCCGGACGCGCCCTGTACTGCGCGCCCCTGCTCCCCACGGTGGTCCTGGCCGCAAACGCCCTGCTGTTCAGCGGCGACCGTACGGCATGCGAGCGCTATCTGCCCCGGATCGCCGACGGCACGCTCACCGCCACCGTGGCCGGGTTCGGCCCCGGTGGTCCCGGTGGCCTCGACGAGTCCGGCGAGCCCGGCGTCACCGCGGAACAGGGGGCCAATGGCTGGGTGCTGCGCGGGCAGGCGGACTTCGTGCTCGACGGGGCCGGTGCGGATCTGCTCCTGGTGCGGGCCGGAACGCCCGCCGGGCCTCGGATCTTCGCTTGTGAGCCCGTCCCCGACACCTGCCGGCGGACTCCGCGCCGCGTCCTGGACGAGACGCGGCGCCAGGCGCTGGTGGAGTTCGGGGGCGCCCCGGCCACTGCCGTGGGCACGGCGGAGGGGGTCGAGGGCACGGTTTCGGCCACGCTGGACACCGGGCGGGCCGCGCTGGCGGCCGAGCAGGTCGGCGGCAGCGGGCACGCGCTGGACGCCACGGTCGCCTTCGTGGCCCAGCGCCACCAGTTCGGCCGCCCCATCGGGTCCTTCCAGGCCGTCAAGCACCGGCTGGCCGATGTGCTGGTGGCGCTGGAGGCGGCGCGCTCGGGGTCCGCGTATGCGACCGCCTGTGCCGCCATCGCCTCGCCGCAGTTGCCGGTGGCCGCCTGTGCCGCCGCCGTGGTCTGCTCCGAGACCTTCCGCCTGGCGACGGCCGAGTACGTCCAGTTGCACGGCGGGATCGGCTTCACCTGGGAGCACCCGGCGCATCTGTACGTGCGCCGGGCGCGCGGCGCAGAGGTGCTGTTCGGCACGGCGGACCAGCACCGGACCCGGCTCGCCGGGCTCGTCGGCCTCGCTGGCCGCCCCGCTGCCTGA
- a CDS encoding oxidoreductase — MTSEEVRTGRFADRVAMVTGAASGMGAAVARQLAAEGARAVVLADVNGDGAAAVAEELPAARAVALDVTDAAGVDSAFQDVLRRHGRLDVLVHAAGVDDPEAKRRIADAAVEGRPVELTDSLDDASWRRVMRVNLDGTFHVLRAAVRVMRPRGAGAIVVIGSSSAFDAPVGYPHYAASKAGVHALAQAVAKEVIASGIRVNLVAPGPTDTGMAARTPEALRSAFADPRVRPYATPEEISEIALFLASDAAANLVGAVLLANGGRFTA, encoded by the coding sequence GTGACGAGCGAAGAGGTCCGCACGGGGAGGTTCGCCGACAGGGTCGCGATGGTGACGGGAGCCGCCTCCGGCATGGGCGCGGCGGTCGCCCGGCAACTGGCCGCGGAAGGTGCGCGGGCCGTCGTCCTGGCGGACGTGAACGGCGACGGCGCGGCGGCCGTCGCCGAGGAACTGCCCGCCGCCCGGGCGGTCGCACTCGACGTCACGGACGCGGCGGGCGTCGACAGTGCCTTCCAGGACGTACTGCGCCGGCACGGCCGCCTCGATGTCCTGGTGCACGCGGCGGGGGTCGACGATCCCGAGGCGAAGCGGCGCATCGCGGACGCGGCCGTCGAAGGGCGGCCGGTCGAGCTGACCGATTCCCTCGACGACGCCTCCTGGCGGCGGGTCATGCGCGTGAACCTGGACGGAACCTTCCATGTGCTGCGCGCCGCGGTGCGGGTCATGCGGCCCCGCGGGGCCGGGGCGATCGTGGTGATCGGATCGTCGTCGGCCTTCGACGCGCCCGTCGGCTACCCGCACTACGCCGCCTCCAAGGCGGGGGTGCACGCCCTGGCCCAGGCCGTGGCCAAGGAGGTCATCGCGTCCGGGATCCGCGTGAACCTGGTGGCGCCGGGGCCGACGGACACGGGGATGGCGGCCCGCACCCCCGAGGCGCTGCGGTCGGCCTTCGCCGACCCGCGGGTGCGCCCGTACGCGACGCCCGAGGAGATATCCGAGATCGCCCTCTTCCTCGCGAGCGATGCCGCGGCGAACCTCGTCGGCGCGGTGCTGCTCGCCAACGGCGGCCGGTTCACCGCCTGA
- a CDS encoding alcohol dehydrogenase — protein MRALRLTAWGEAPALTEVERPVPHGAEVLVRVEAAGLCRSDLHVIDGAPGALPYGLPFTLGHEVAGQVTALGPAADGVSAGDRVVLYGPWGCGSCARCAAGSDNYCDRRDTLAWHGAGLGRDGGMAEYLLVPSARHLVPIGDLSADQAAPLSDAGLTSYHAVAGLRHALVEGTTAVVIGVGGLGHLAVQALHATTASRVLAVDVREDALALADRSGADFGTLMRPDTARVLRARSGGVGADAVFDFVGAAQTLELATSVLRPGGELAVVGSGGGSLTVAKPGVLPPGFRLSLPFWGTRQELAAVVALARSGALHVETERFPLSAAAEAIDRLRRGRVRGRTVLVPD, from the coding sequence ATGAGGGCACTGCGGCTGACGGCCTGGGGCGAGGCTCCGGCACTTACAGAGGTCGAGCGGCCCGTCCCCCACGGCGCCGAGGTGCTGGTGCGGGTCGAAGCCGCCGGTCTCTGCCGCTCCGATCTGCATGTCATCGACGGTGCTCCGGGCGCGCTCCCCTACGGGCTGCCATTCACCCTCGGCCACGAGGTCGCCGGGCAGGTCACGGCCCTGGGGCCCGCCGCCGACGGGGTGAGCGCAGGTGACCGCGTGGTGCTCTACGGGCCGTGGGGCTGCGGCTCCTGCGCCCGGTGCGCCGCGGGCTCCGACAACTACTGCGACCGGCGGGACACCCTCGCCTGGCACGGGGCGGGACTGGGCCGGGACGGCGGAATGGCCGAGTATCTGCTCGTCCCGTCCGCCCGCCATCTGGTGCCGATCGGCGACCTGTCGGCCGACCAGGCCGCCCCGCTCTCCGACGCGGGCCTGACGTCCTACCACGCCGTGGCCGGGCTCCGGCACGCCCTCGTCGAGGGCACCACCGCCGTCGTCATCGGTGTCGGCGGGCTCGGCCACCTGGCCGTCCAGGCCCTCCACGCGACCACCGCGAGCCGTGTGCTGGCGGTCGATGTCCGGGAGGACGCCCTGGCTCTCGCGGATCGCTCCGGCGCGGACTTCGGCACCCTGATGCGGCCGGACACCGCCCGCGTGCTGAGGGCGCGCAGCGGTGGCGTGGGGGCGGACGCCGTGTTCGACTTCGTCGGCGCCGCACAGACGCTGGAACTCGCGACCAGCGTCCTGCGCCCCGGCGGCGAACTCGCCGTCGTCGGAAGCGGAGGCGGCAGCCTGACGGTGGCCAAGCCGGGTGTCCTCCCACCCGGCTTCCGGCTCTCACTGCCCTTCTGGGGTACGCGCCAGGAACTGGCCGCGGTCGTCGCGCTGGCACGTTCGGGGGCGCTCCACGTCGAGACGGAGCGCTTCCCGCTGTCCGCCGCCGCCGAGGCGATCGACCGGCTTCGCCGGGGCCGGGTGCGGGGCCGGACCGTGCTCGTACCGGACTGA
- a CDS encoding 3-alpha-hydroxysteroid dehydrogenase: MRFDGKVAIVTGGARGMGATHVRGLVAEGARVAVCDVLDDEGEALAGELPHARYCHLDVTDEAQWRSVVRTVEDTLGPVDVLVNNAGIMHYGGVEQQSPEHFRRIIDVNLVGAFLGMHTVLPGMRERGHGAVVNVSSAAGMTGFANGIGYVASKWGVRGMTKAAALDLAGTGVRVNSVHPGVIRTPMGETASPELFAHQPVARIGEPEEVTRMVLFLASDDASYTTGGEFLIDGGQTIGLRGHSSTTAD, from the coding sequence ATGCGCTTCGACGGAAAAGTAGCGATCGTCACCGGCGGCGCCCGGGGCATGGGTGCCACGCATGTACGGGGGCTGGTCGCAGAGGGCGCCCGGGTCGCCGTCTGTGACGTCCTGGACGACGAGGGCGAGGCCCTGGCCGGGGAACTCCCCCACGCGCGGTACTGCCACCTCGACGTCACCGACGAAGCGCAGTGGCGGTCCGTCGTCCGCACGGTCGAGGACACCCTCGGCCCCGTGGATGTCCTGGTCAACAATGCGGGGATCATGCACTACGGCGGTGTGGAGCAGCAGTCGCCCGAGCACTTCCGCCGGATCATCGACGTCAATCTGGTGGGCGCCTTCCTCGGCATGCACACCGTTCTCCCCGGCATGCGCGAGCGCGGCCACGGGGCCGTCGTCAACGTCTCCTCGGCCGCCGGGATGACGGGTTTCGCCAATGGCATCGGCTATGTGGCGAGCAAGTGGGGGGTGCGCGGGATGACCAAGGCCGCCGCACTGGACCTGGCAGGCACGGGGGTACGCGTCAACTCCGTACACCCCGGAGTCATCCGCACGCCCATGGGCGAGACCGCCTCACCCGAACTCTTCGCCCATCAGCCGGTGGCACGCATCGGGGAGCCCGAGGAGGTCACCCGCATGGTGCTCTTCCTCGCGAGCGACGACGCCTCCTACACCACGGGTGGGGAGTTCCTCATCGACGGTGGCCAGACCATCGGCCTCCGCGGCCACTCCTCCACGACGGCGGACTGA